Below is a window of Catalinimonas alkaloidigena DNA.
TCCGGTTTGAGCAGGGAAAAGTGGTTTACGCTCAGGAAAACGGGACGGGTGTGCGCATGCTGCCGACTACGGAAGCAGAACGTCTGTGACCTACAGAAAACGGTGCATGATGTACACGTCGACCAGACCCAGCGTGCGGTGCTGAAATGCCTGGGGCACCGTCCCCACAATCTGAAATCCTAACGCTTGCCAGAGGCGAACGGCGCGTTCGTTTGTGCTCACGACAAAGTTGAACTGAAGCGCTTTAAATCCCTGTTGCTTCGCTTCTTGCAGCGAGTGTTCGCCCATGGCTCGCCCGACACCCCGGCGGTTGCCGTCCGGATCGACCATGTAGCCGGCGTTGGCAACGTGCGCTCCCAGGCCGGGTTGGTTGGCTTTGAAAAAGTACGTTCCCACTACCCGCTCGTCTTCTAATGCTACGTAGGTATGCAGCCCCGGTCCCATCCAGAGGCATTGTGCTTCTTCGCGGGAGGTATCCGGTGCAAAAGCGTACGTAGTTCCTTCGCCGACCACCCGGTAGAAGATGGGCCAGATGGCGGCAAAGTCGGCGGTTTCCGCCCTGCGGATTGTCAACATATCGTGTAGTTAAGATCTTGGTGAGGCAGACTGCCACCACTGCATCACGTTTTGTGGATCGTCGGCCCAAAACGCTATCAGGCTTACGGTTTTCCGCAAACCGTAGGGACCTTCCACCGGCCGGGGTGTGCGCAGTCGCAGTTGCACGTTGGGCGTGCCGAAAAGTTCGGTCGACAGATGATCGGGGGCTTGGGGAGGAACGTCCTGCACCAGCGTCAGGTCCAGGATTTCGTCACGCGCAATAACGGCCTGCCACCGGAGGCCTACCCGCAATTGCAACGCCTCGGCGGTCAGCAAGGTGGGGCGTTTGACCAAAGCGACAAAGTCGCCTATCAGAAACAGCAGCGAGTAAAGGCTGATGAGCGTCAGCACCCAGGCGGCGGTAGGATACCAATGCGCCACGAGCAGATGAATCAGCCCTGTTTCCAGAAGTCCCAGGAATACAAAC
It encodes the following:
- a CDS encoding GNAT family N-acetyltransferase, with the protein product MLTIRRAETADFAAIWPIFYRVVGEGTTYAFAPDTSREEAQCLWMGPGLHTYVALEDERVVGTYFFKANQPGLGAHVANAGYMVDPDGNRRGVGRAMGEHSLQEAKQQGFKALQFNFVVSTNERAVRLWQALGFQIVGTVPQAFQHRTLGLVDVYIMHRFL